A part of [Chlorobium] sp. 445 genomic DNA contains:
- a CDS encoding histidine phosphotransferase — MRIAQDMKKITVHVDAELQDIVPLFLENRRADVAKLTHAVQNGMLTEVYSIAHNLAGTGAGYGFEEISLIGRAMCDALKMNYLDALPPLISRLQTYLDAVEVVYRPSE; from the coding sequence ATGCGTATTGCTCAGGATATGAAGAAAATCACCGTGCATGTTGATGCGGAGTTGCAAGACATTGTGCCCCTGTTTTTAGAAAACCGACGCGCGGATGTCGCAAAACTTACTCATGCCGTACAAAATGGCATGCTTACTGAAGTCTATTCTATTGCCCACAACCTTGCAGGCACAGGTGCAGGCTATGGCTTTGAGGAAATTAGCCTCATCGGGCGCGCCATGTGCGATGCACTTAAAATGAATTACCTCGACGCGCTTCCTCCGCTTATCTCTCGCTTGCAGACTTATCTTGACGCGGTTGAAGTTGTTTATAGACCCTCAGAATAA
- a CDS encoding ribosome biogenesis GTPase Der has translation MKPTVAIIGRPNVGKSTLFNRIIGKRHAIVDDQPGVTRDRNVLDADWCGRTFLLVDTGGYTKEEDAISRAVLSQAMLAIEEADAIIFVCDVRAGITDVDVEVADLLRKKAAQKKVYLAVNKVDSDVLRADAEAFRKLGLGEPYFIAGEQGLGVAELLDDIVKSFPSLPEKEQSQFSVVKLAVVGRPNVGKSSFVNAVLGEERQIVTQIAGTTRDSIDSAFKRNGQDFILIDTAGLRKRAKVEEDVEFFSTTRTEKALERADVAIVIIDATQGIEKQDLRIINMALERKCGALIAINKWDLIEKDAKTAEVFRDAVAAELKSLSYLPVLTVSAVTKQRVFKAIDLAKEIWEARRTRIETSLLNRMLLPEIQRSPPWSKSGKEIKVKYITQLAVEPPLFAFYAGNAKLVPESYRKFVERLIREKFGFRGVPIEVQFRQK, from the coding sequence ATGAAGCCAACTGTGGCGATAATCGGTCGCCCAAATGTCGGCAAATCGACGCTCTTCAACCGCATTATAGGGAAAAGGCATGCGATTGTCGATGATCAGCCGGGCGTTACACGTGATCGTAATGTGCTTGATGCAGACTGGTGTGGGCGAACCTTTCTTTTGGTGGATACAGGTGGCTATACCAAAGAAGAAGATGCAATCAGCCGTGCAGTGCTTTCACAAGCAATGTTGGCAATAGAAGAAGCTGATGCGATTATCTTCGTATGCGATGTGCGCGCTGGAATCACCGATGTTGATGTCGAAGTTGCCGACCTGTTGCGCAAAAAAGCTGCCCAGAAGAAAGTCTATCTTGCTGTAAACAAAGTCGATAGCGATGTGCTGCGTGCCGATGCGGAAGCATTCCGAAAGTTAGGCTTAGGCGAGCCATATTTTATTGCTGGTGAGCAAGGGCTCGGGGTCGCAGAACTTTTAGACGATATCGTAAAGTCTTTTCCATCACTGCCTGAAAAGGAGCAAAGTCAATTTAGCGTGGTGAAGTTAGCGGTGGTGGGGCGCCCAAACGTAGGTAAGTCAAGTTTTGTCAATGCGGTGTTAGGCGAAGAGCGCCAGATTGTAACGCAGATTGCCGGTACAACGCGTGATTCTATTGACAGCGCGTTCAAACGAAATGGACAAGACTTTATCTTGATTGATACAGCAGGACTGCGCAAACGTGCCAAGGTAGAAGAAGACGTAGAATTTTTTAGTACCACGCGCACAGAGAAAGCCTTAGAACGCGCTGATGTGGCAATTGTGATAATCGATGCCACACAAGGCATTGAAAAGCAAGACCTGCGTATTATCAACATGGCGTTGGAGCGCAAGTGTGGGGCGCTAATTGCTATCAACAAATGGGATTTGATTGAAAAAGACGCAAAAACCGCAGAGGTGTTTAGAGACGCTGTCGCCGCAGAGTTAAAGTCGCTGTCTTATTTGCCCGTCCTTACGGTTTCAGCAGTAACGAAGCAGCGTGTCTTCAAAGCCATTGACCTTGCAAAGGAAATTTGGGAAGCACGTCGCACACGCATTGAGACAAGTCTCCTGAACCGCATGCTGCTGCCAGAAATTCAGCGCTCACCACCATGGTCAAAATCTGGTAAGGAAATCAAAGTCAAATACATTACACAACTTGCAGTTGAGCCGCCACTCTTTGCTTTTTATGCAGGCAATGCGAAGCTAGTGCCAGAAAGTTACAGAAAGTTTGTTGAGCGCCTCATCAGAGAAAAGTTCGGCTTCAGAGGGGTGCCGATTGAGGTGCAATTCAGACAGAAGTGA
- the pstB gene encoding phosphate ABC transporter ATP-binding protein, giving the protein MLQNDSQSSEPKVTPVFQTNPPAVDNTPVFRAESDKVKHTNRLSNKVILSVKDFKFFYGSSVKAALHGITMEVKRGEVVALIGPSGCGKSTLLKSINRIHEVSYPARIEGKIFFEGEDIYAPQVDVNMLRRRIGMVFQKPNPFPKSIYENVAFGLRLIGGYTKSQIDEIVERSLKQAALWDEVKDRLQSNAMGLSGGQQQRLCIARALATEPEILLMDEPCSALDPISTQRVEDLIDMLKGQYTFVIVTHNMQQAARVSDRTAFMMQGELIEYDSTEKIFTKPEQKITEDYILGRFG; this is encoded by the coding sequence ATGCTGCAGAACGACTCACAATCTTCGGAGCCCAAAGTTACGCCCGTGTTCCAAACCAATCCACCAGCTGTGGATAATACGCCTGTTTTCCGTGCCGAATCTGATAAGGTAAAGCACACTAATCGCCTGTCGAACAAAGTAATTTTGAGTGTCAAGGACTTCAAGTTCTTCTACGGCAGTAGTGTCAAGGCTGCACTTCATGGTATCACGATGGAGGTCAAGCGCGGCGAGGTTGTGGCACTGATTGGTCCATCAGGCTGCGGCAAATCTACGCTGCTTAAATCCATCAATCGCATTCATGAAGTCTCATATCCAGCGCGTATAGAGGGCAAAATTTTCTTTGAGGGTGAGGATATCTATGCACCACAAGTTGATGTAAATATGTTGAGGCGTCGTATCGGGATGGTGTTTCAAAAGCCAAACCCGTTCCCTAAATCAATCTATGAAAATGTTGCCTTTGGCTTACGGCTTATTGGGGGCTACACAAAGTCGCAAATCGATGAGATTGTCGAGCGATCGCTTAAGCAAGCTGCGCTTTGGGATGAAGTCAAAGATCGGTTGCAAAGCAATGCAATGGGGCTCTCTGGAGGACAGCAGCAGCGTCTGTGTATCGCACGTGCATTAGCAACTGAGCCCGAAATTCTTCTCATGGATGAGCCCTGCTCTGCCTTAGACCCTATCTCCACGCAAAGAGTTGAAGATTTGATTGACATGTTGAAAGGTCAGTATACCTTTGTGATTGTAACGCACAACATGCAACAAGCTGCCCGTGTGAGTGACCGTACCGCGTTTATGATGCAAGGTGAATTGATCGAGTATGACTCGACCGAAAAAATCTTCACGAAACCTGAACAAAAAATTACCGAAGACTACATTTTAGGTCGCTTCGGATAA
- a CDS encoding QacE family quaternary ammonium compound efflux SMR transporter: MAWLILIVAGLFEVGFTTCMKLSNNFSDWRWTAGFLICATLSFVFLSKAAQTLPLGTSYAVWTGVGAAGTALIGIVFFKESSDFWRLFFLLTLIASIIGLKFVSSE; encoded by the coding sequence ATGGCTTGGCTTATTCTTATTGTCGCAGGCTTGTTTGAAGTCGGCTTTACCACTTGTATGAAACTCTCCAATAATTTCTCCGACTGGCGCTGGACCGCAGGTTTTCTTATCTGTGCAACACTGAGCTTTGTTTTTCTTAGCAAAGCTGCACAAACCCTGCCGCTTGGTACAAGTTATGCGGTTTGGACGGGCGTTGGTGCTGCAGGTACTGCGCTTATCGGCATTGTCTTCTTCAAAGAATCGTCAGATTTCTGGCGGCTGTTTTTTCTCCTAACGCTTATTGCTTCTATCATCGGTCTGAAATTTGTCTCATCAGAGTAA
- a CDS encoding alanine glycine permease yields MRSLGFIVSFILFFASTLYAEKSIDERINEAVAPLTDAVSSVVFYAVPMGEVNLPLIIVWLISGAAIFTFYMGFINIRGFKHAIELVRGDYDNPTQKGEVSHFQALAAALSGTVGLGNIAGVAIAVSIGGAGATFWMILAGLLGMSSKFVECTLGVKYRTINDDGSVSGGPMYYLSKALAVRNQAAVGKFLGTFFALMCVGGSLGAGNMFQVNQAFKQFVVITGESESVLLGYGWLFGLITAVLVGLVIIGGIKSIVRVTDKIVPIMCGIYILATLVVLIVHIADVPRALWLIISGAFAPESVAGGVLGTMIQGVRRAAFSNEAGIGSAAIAHSTVKTDEPITEGIVALLEPFIDTVVVCTCTALVIVVTGFNAPSDMNGVALTSAAFASVLSWFPYLLALIVFLFAFSTMLSWSYYGLKAWTYLFGEKKATSLTFKILFCVFIVIGSTMSLDKVTDFSDAMIFAMSFPNIIGLYILAPEVKRDLESYLARLKSGEIRRFK; encoded by the coding sequence ATGCGAAGCTTAGGCTTCATCGTCTCTTTCATTTTGTTTTTTGCCTCCACACTTTATGCTGAAAAATCCATAGATGAACGCATCAATGAAGCTGTAGCACCGCTGACGGATGCCGTCTCAAGTGTCGTGTTTTATGCGGTTCCGATGGGTGAAGTGAATTTGCCACTCATCATTGTTTGGCTAATTAGCGGTGCTGCTATCTTCACGTTCTACATGGGATTCATCAACATTCGTGGTTTCAAACATGCCATTGAACTGGTGCGTGGTGATTATGACAATCCAACGCAGAAAGGTGAGGTCTCGCACTTTCAGGCACTTGCAGCGGCGCTGTCAGGGACAGTTGGGCTGGGCAACATTGCAGGCGTAGCTATTGCTGTGTCCATAGGTGGTGCAGGTGCAACATTTTGGATGATTTTAGCGGGGTTGCTGGGGATGTCCTCTAAGTTTGTCGAGTGCACGCTGGGCGTCAAGTATCGCACTATCAACGACGATGGTAGTGTGTCGGGCGGTCCGATGTACTACCTAAGCAAAGCGCTTGCTGTGCGCAATCAAGCAGCGGTCGGGAAGTTTTTGGGGACGTTCTTTGCGCTCATGTGTGTCGGCGGTTCATTGGGTGCAGGCAATATGTTCCAAGTCAATCAAGCCTTCAAGCAATTTGTAGTCATCACGGGCGAATCAGAAAGTGTTTTACTCGGTTATGGATGGCTCTTTGGCTTGATAACAGCCGTGCTGGTCGGACTGGTGATTATTGGGGGTATCAAATCTATTGTGCGCGTGACGGATAAAATCGTACCAATCATGTGTGGAATCTACATACTAGCAACACTTGTGGTCTTGATAGTGCATATTGCTGATGTGCCACGGGCGTTATGGCTAATTATCTCGGGGGCGTTTGCGCCAGAGTCCGTAGCAGGAGGCGTCTTAGGTACAATGATTCAAGGCGTGCGTCGTGCTGCGTTTTCCAATGAAGCTGGCATCGGGTCAGCAGCCATTGCACATTCAACAGTCAAAACCGATGAGCCAATTACGGAAGGGATTGTGGCGCTCTTAGAACCATTTATCGACACAGTAGTTGTCTGTACTTGTACCGCACTGGTGATTGTAGTTACAGGATTCAATGCGCCAAGTGATATGAACGGTGTGGCACTGACTTCCGCTGCATTTGCAAGCGTGCTATCATGGTTTCCGTATCTGCTCGCACTGATTGTCTTCCTCTTTGCTTTCTCTACCATGCTCTCATGGAGTTACTACGGCTTAAAAGCCTGGACATACCTCTTTGGTGAAAAGAAAGCAACAAGCCTGACCTTCAAAATTCTCTTTTGTGTCTTTATTGTTATCGGCTCCACGATGAGTCTGGACAAGGTAACAGACTTTTCCGACGCAATGATTTTTGCAATGAGTTTCCCCAATATCATTGGGCTGTATATTCTTGCGCCAGAAGTTAAACGCGATTTAGAGTCTTATCTGGCGCGTCTAAAGAGCGGAGAAATTAGGCGCTTCAAGTAA
- a CDS encoding ATPase, with amino-acid sequence MQLSDPELKLIIIGGKGGVGKTTVAASLALALSKSFKTIVVSTDPAHSLADSFAQVIGDRITKIDATATCYAYELNAERAFKDFIAQHDAELRLIMDTGTYFDEEDIDMLMNLALPGMDEVMGLKAIIDLIEQGDYDKYIIDTAPTGHALRLLMMPDLLDNWVKVFAKLRWKYRTVVSTFKGNYTPDAGDDLLLSLKKAVKRIESTLKNSTRCEFLPVTIPAEMAIAETQRLVQSLRQYGIAVRRLILNQVVMQKGTDALLAAKYDEHRALRQRACELFHDLELITIGLQPTEVRGKEKLEHFSRFIFQLQCFDFA; translated from the coding sequence ATGCAGCTGAGCGATCCTGAACTCAAACTAATTATCATTGGCGGTAAAGGTGGTGTTGGCAAAACCACCGTTGCCGCTTCGCTTGCCCTTGCACTCTCAAAGTCATTTAAGACAATTGTGGTCTCTACTGACCCTGCGCACTCACTTGCCGATAGTTTTGCACAAGTGATTGGCGACCGCATCACGAAGATTGATGCCACAGCAACTTGCTACGCTTACGAACTCAATGCTGAACGTGCCTTCAAGGATTTTATCGCTCAGCACGATGCTGAACTGCGCCTTATCATGGATACAGGCACTTACTTCGATGAAGAAGATATTGACATGCTGATGAACCTTGCTTTGCCCGGCATGGACGAAGTGATGGGTCTTAAAGCGATTATCGATCTGATTGAACAAGGTGACTACGACAAATACATCATTGATACAGCACCAACTGGACACGCTTTACGCTTGCTGATGATGCCTGACCTTTTGGACAATTGGGTAAAAGTTTTTGCGAAGTTACGCTGGAAATACCGCACTGTTGTCTCCACATTCAAGGGCAACTATACGCCTGATGCTGGCGATGACCTTTTGCTTTCTCTTAAAAAGGCGGTCAAACGCATTGAGAGCACTTTGAAAAATAGCACTCGCTGTGAGTTTTTGCCTGTAACGATTCCGGCAGAAATGGCGATTGCAGAAACGCAGCGTTTGGTTCAGTCACTGCGTCAGTATGGCATTGCGGTGCGGCGCTTGATTTTGAATCAAGTTGTGATGCAGAAAGGCACGGATGCGCTGCTTGCCGCAAAGTATGACGAGCATCGTGCTCTCAGACAGCGAGCTTGTGAGTTATTTCATGACCTTGAACTTATTACGATAGGGCTGCAGCCCACGGAAGTGCGCGGAAAAGAAAAGCTGGAGCATTTTTCGCGATTTATTTTCCAGCTTCAGTGCTTTGACTTTGCTTAA
- a CDS encoding UDP-N-acetylglucosamine pyrophosphorylase yields MAAGKGTRMKSELAKVLHPLLSRPMIEYVIDVAKSLQPEKIVLIVGHQADAVKACTQGAGLEYALQSPQLGTGHALMQTESALANFNGNVLVLSGDAPLITTSTLEKLLLQHRTKQAVATVLTARLENPTGYGRVIRSADGKHIVKMVEHKDASPEERAVNEINSGIYVFKKRELFDALKRIKNDNAQQEYYLPDVFNIFLAEGLPVVALMTETFEEICGVNTPEQLCEAEAILKRRIAQQPTVES; encoded by the coding sequence ATGGCTGCAGGCAAAGGCACGCGAATGAAGTCTGAACTTGCCAAAGTGCTGCACCCACTGCTTTCTCGTCCCATGATTGAGTATGTGATTGATGTGGCAAAATCCTTGCAGCCTGAAAAAATTGTGCTCATTGTTGGTCATCAAGCTGATGCTGTAAAAGCGTGCACACAAGGAGCGGGTCTAGAATATGCCCTACAATCACCGCAGCTTGGCACAGGTCATGCGCTGATGCAAACCGAATCGGCATTAGCAAACTTCAACGGCAATGTGCTGGTGCTCTCAGGCGATGCGCCACTCATCACCACATCAACACTCGAAAAACTTCTTTTGCAGCACCGTACAAAGCAGGCGGTTGCAACGGTGCTCACCGCGCGCCTCGAGAACCCAACAGGCTATGGCAGAGTCATTCGCAGTGCCGATGGCAAACACATCGTAAAAATGGTCGAACACAAAGACGCTTCACCTGAAGAGCGCGCAGTCAATGAAATCAATTCAGGCATTTATGTCTTTAAGAAACGCGAACTCTTTGATGCGCTCAAACGCATCAAGAACGATAATGCACAGCAGGAGTATTACTTGCCCGATGTCTTCAACATCTTTCTTGCCGAAGGGTTGCCCGTTGTAGCTCTAATGACCGAGACATTTGAGGAAATCTGCGGCGTAAACACACCTGAGCAACTATGCGAAGCCGAAGCGATTTTGAAGCGCCGCATTGCACAGCAGCCGACAGTTGAGAGTTGA
- a CDS encoding aspartate 1-decarboxylase — MRIFLLKSKIHRASVTHADLYYEGSITIDQDLIDAAEMIPNEKVQVVNNSNGARFETYIIAGERGSGVVQLNGACARLAAVGDEVIIMTYADMEPKEAREYKPVVVLVDKNNRVLHRYRIGETAAEPSYDIA, encoded by the coding sequence ATGAGGATATTTCTTTTGAAATCTAAGATTCATCGGGCAAGCGTAACGCATGCCGATTTGTACTATGAAGGTAGCATTACAATCGATCAAGACCTGATTGATGCCGCAGAGATGATACCAAACGAGAAGGTCCAAGTTGTCAACAACAGCAATGGTGCGCGGTTTGAAACCTATATCATCGCTGGTGAGCGCGGCTCAGGTGTAGTGCAACTCAATGGTGCATGTGCTCGTCTGGCTGCCGTCGGTGATGAAGTGATTATCATGACCTATGCTGATATGGAGCCAAAAGAAGCGCGTGAGTATAAACCTGTTGTAGTGCTCGTCGATAAAAACAATCGAGTGTTGCATCGATATCGTATCGGAGAAACAGCGGCTGAACCATCTTACGATATTGCCTAA
- a CDS encoding LysR family transcriptional regulator — protein MSSVEQKLSSLGITLPAVSKPLAAYTPAVQSGNMVYVSGQLPLVSGELVKPGGKGKVGTIVSKEDAKAAARVCAINSLAALKSLIGDLDRVTRVVKLTVFVASESGFTEQPFVGNGASELFKEVFGEKGEHARSAVGVAELPLGASVEVEAIYEVR, from the coding sequence ATGTCATCCGTTGAGCAAAAACTTTCATCTTTGGGCATCACCTTGCCTGCGGTCTCAAAGCCGCTTGCAGCCTATACGCCTGCAGTGCAATCAGGCAATATGGTCTATGTGTCTGGTCAGTTGCCGCTTGTGAGTGGTGAGCTTGTCAAGCCTGGCGGCAAGGGAAAAGTTGGAACGATTGTAAGCAAAGAGGATGCTAAAGCTGCCGCTCGAGTGTGTGCTATCAACTCACTGGCTGCACTTAAATCGCTTATCGGTGATTTGGACCGAGTGACGCGTGTTGTCAAACTTACGGTCTTTGTTGCCAGCGAATCAGGTTTTACAGAACAACCTTTTGTGGGCAATGGCGCATCGGAACTCTTCAAAGAAGTTTTTGGTGAAAAAGGTGAGCATGCACGCAGTGCTGTAGGTGTTGCTGAACTGCCGCTTGGTGCCAGCGTGGAGGTCGAGGCTATTTACGAAGTGCGGTAG
- a CDS encoding transcriptional repressor, which yields MKTAASSAVKSTKSRSLSEPKEHHTSKQDLTQSVEQIFRDFLRKKGYRATPERSAVLHEIYSDAGHFDADELYIRLRQKKYTISRATVYNTLELLVECNLVSPNSFGHKHLHYERTYGYEHHDHIVCNQCGEVFEFTNPQIEEQQQQVCNSLGFEIKQHTLQIFADCTKPDCEHKKRMGTGAKS from the coding sequence ATGAAAACAGCTGCTTCTTCTGCCGTGAAATCGACTAAATCACGATCCTTATCTGAGCCTAAAGAACACCATACCAGCAAGCAAGACTTGACACAATCCGTTGAGCAGATTTTTCGTGACTTTCTGCGCAAAAAGGGCTACCGCGCTACTCCCGAACGCAGCGCTGTCTTGCATGAAATTTACTCGGATGCTGGACACTTCGATGCCGATGAACTCTACATCCGACTCCGGCAGAAAAAATATACCATTTCACGTGCCACGGTCTACAATACGCTGGAATTACTTGTAGAATGCAACCTTGTCAGTCCAAATAGTTTTGGACACAAGCATCTGCACTACGAGCGTACCTATGGCTACGAACACCATGATCATATCGTGTGCAATCAGTGCGGTGAAGTCTTTGAGTTTACTAACCCACAAATTGAAGAGCAACAGCAGCAGGTCTGCAACAGCCTCGGTTTTGAAATTAAACAGCATACCTTGCAAATTTTTGCTGACTGCACCAAGCCTGACTGTGAGCATAAAAAACGCATGGGCACTGGGGCAAAAAGTTAA
- the msrA gene encoding peptide-methionine (S)-S-oxide reductase, producing the protein MTTMTPSAHSQTEVMTVGGGCFWCVEAVFQRIEGVLKVESGYAGGTVPNPTYEQVCMGNTGHAEVVQVTYDPQKVSYKELLEVFFRTHDPTTLNRQGNDVGTQYRSIILYHNDEQRRIAEEVICETNAAKIWSNPIVTEVVPFTVFYKAEAYHQNYYNQNRTRNPYCIFVIDPKVEKLQKEYKNKLKQEYVK; encoded by the coding sequence ATGACCACCATGACCCCGTCAGCACATAGCCAGACCGAAGTGATGACCGTCGGCGGCGGCTGCTTCTGGTGCGTCGAGGCGGTCTTTCAGCGCATAGAAGGCGTTCTGAAAGTCGAATCAGGCTACGCAGGTGGCACGGTGCCTAATCCAACTTATGAACAAGTTTGTATGGGAAATACAGGTCATGCTGAAGTGGTACAGGTTACTTACGATCCCCAAAAAGTTAGCTACAAGGAACTCTTGGAAGTTTTCTTTCGCACACACGACCCCACAACACTGAATCGCCAAGGCAATGATGTCGGCACACAGTATCGCTCAATTATTCTCTATCATAACGACGAGCAGCGCCGTATTGCCGAAGAAGTCATTTGCGAAACCAATGCTGCAAAGATTTGGAGCAATCCAATTGTTACAGAAGTGGTACCGTTCACCGTCTTCTACAAAGCCGAAGCCTACCATCAGAATTATTACAACCAAAACCGTACGCGCAACCCCTATTGCATTTTCGTTATCGACCCGAAAGTGGAGAAACTGCAAAAAGAGTACAAGAACAAGTTGAAGCAAGAGTACGTAAAGTAG
- a CDS encoding ribulose-phosphate 3-epimerase codes for MQIQPRNIVAPSILSADFTRLSEQIKQIEQGGADWVHCDIMDGRYVPNITFGPFIVEAVRRCTSLPIDTHLMIVEPEKYVKAFIDAGSTHITVHQEACLHLHRTVELIHSLGAKAGVSLNPATPVSTLEEILPFLDLVLIMSVNPGFGGQKFISSSIDKVRKLHRLREALNPNLIIAIDGGITPENAPLVRSAGADALIAGSAVFCATNISEAIFQLRQSD; via the coding sequence ATGCAGATACAACCACGCAACATTGTTGCTCCATCTATTCTTTCGGCTGACTTTACGCGCCTCTCTGAACAAATCAAGCAAATTGAGCAGGGCGGCGCTGATTGGGTTCACTGCGACATCATGGATGGTCGCTACGTCCCAAACATCACGTTTGGACCGTTCATTGTTGAAGCAGTTCGCCGCTGCACCTCCTTGCCGATTGATACACATCTCATGATTGTGGAACCCGAAAAGTATGTGAAAGCTTTCATTGATGCAGGGTCAACTCATATTACGGTGCATCAAGAAGCCTGCTTGCATTTGCATCGCACGGTGGAGCTCATTCATTCGCTCGGCGCTAAAGCGGGTGTCTCACTTAATCCAGCAACGCCTGTTTCCACGCTCGAAGAAATTTTGCCGTTCCTTGATCTTGTACTGATTATGTCAGTTAATCCGGGATTTGGCGGACAAAAATTTATTTCATCGTCTATTGACAAGGTGCGCAAGTTGCATCGCTTGCGAGAAGCACTTAACCCGAACCTCATTATTGCTATCGATGGTGGCATTACACCCGAGAATGCACCACTCGTGCGTTCTGCAGGCGCTGACGCACTCATTGCTGGCTCCGCTGTGTTCTGCGCCACAAATATATCTGAGGCAATTTTTCAACTTAGACAGTCAGACTAA